TATCTAGAAGGAATAATTTCCAATGGGGTCTATAATATGAAATAAATCTTTTAATCATATAGCTAATTTACACCTCCAAGCTCGTTTTTCATACGTAATAAAATTATAAGGGATGATATAGAGTATATACTCATATAGGTAAACGCCACTATTCCAGTATCATTTATAATAAATGCTACTAAAGATACAATAATCATGACAAAACATTTTTTTATAATATCTGGCCTTACTCTTTTTGCAGTATTTATAATCTCTCTTTCTCTAATAAAGAATCTAATAAAGAAGAAAATCTGACTTATAAATATGACACTCCATGGAGGTACTATTGCCATGAATAATAATTGTTTTAGCTTCTTAATTATCATATCAAAGAATTCATAGTATCCTAGTACTTTAATTCTAGTAATTAACTCCCCAGCGTGACTTCCTGATACATTATTCATATCTATATATAGATTTACTCCTAATATTAATAATCCTAAAATCCCTAAAGCTAAAATTTCTTTTCCTCTAATCTTTCTATTAAAGATCAATACATATATTAACACTAAAAACATTGATATAGAAGTTAGATAACCACCAAAATTAGCTCCATATTTACCTGATAGGCTAAATATAATTAATGGTATATAGAGCAACAAAAATAACACTGATAAAAAATTATTTTGTATTTTTCTTTTAGCCCAAAAATAAGTAATAACAGAAGTTATTATAAGTACACCCATTATTTCATTGTTAAGTCCATAAAACCTTCCAGCTGCTACAATATTGTTATACCCTATAAAAGAACTATATAATATTTCAATATTAAAAAATACTCCTAGTAAAATTAAAATATTTGTAATTACACTTAATACTTCAAAAGTTTCTTTTCCTTTTTTAGAAAGAAAATATGATAAAAGTAAAGATGATATTATAATAAGTGTACAATATATAACAATACTTTTGTGTATATTAAAAATACCTAACAATAAAGATCCAAGTATAAAAAATAATATAGTATTCATTATCACCATATACTGATTTAAGGTTTTGTTTTTTAAAAATAGATAATTAAATATAACATATATTTGCAATGCTATAATAATTCCATGAAAAATATACTTTATCAAATTTAGATTTAAAAACTTAGCTAAATTATCTTTATTTTCATCTATTAAATTAGTATTTTCTTTAGTAGGTAAAATACTAATTTTATTTCCTATCATAGCATTAACCTTTATGTCATACATACCCGATATAGTAGGAAATATATCTAGATTTGTTACTATCCCTTGTCTCTTAGTACTATCACTTGTTAATTTACCTACTTTGTTACTTTGATCTTTATATATAATAGGTACTAAAGTTGTATTAAGTCTATAATCCATATCTCCTGATACCTTTTTAGGAAACATCATTATGTTGTGAGATACATTTTCATCTATATATTCTTTAAGTAACTTCAGTCTATTTTCATTATTGTTTATATTATATGAAACTACTAAAACATCGGATTTTTGAAATAAGCTGTTAGTTTTATCTTTTAGCCATTCTAAATTGTAAGTTATCTTATTTTCTCCATACTTTATATATCCATCTTTATCACAAGCCATAAAAGATGCTTCATCATTTCCTATATAAGATATATCTTTATTTTTTAATTTAAAAGTTCGTCCCATAAAGCTAATAGTATTGGAGAAATTAGGATATTTTTTATCTAAATCTTTTAATACATCTTTATATCCCTCTACTTTTAACTTATTTCCTTCATTCTTTACTTCTTTAAAAAGTTTACCACCTGTAGTGACTCTTCTACCTGTAGATATAGTAGTAAAAAAACTTTCATCGTTAGTTTTGTATCCAGTAGATGTCTTTGTACTTAAAAGACTTACTGATAAGCTTTTATTGAGTATTTTATTTGCTTTCGCGAAATCTAATTCATCTAAAACTACTATAAGAGTTTTTTTAGTTCCTTCTGCTTTAACTATATCTATATTAAAAGCACTTAAAATAATTATATTTATAATTAAAGCTATAATAATTCTGTATTTTTTCATAGTTCTCCCTTCAAATCGTAAAATAGTTGACTAATGCAAGTATTCCTGTAATAAAAGAGAATAGCCCTATAGTTGCCTTTATTTTATAGTAATTGTCTATGACAAAGTCTTCTTTCTTTTTGATATTTTTTTCTTTAACAAGTACATTTAAATAATAGACATCATTTAGTGTCGCATATACTCCTAGTATTATAAGAAGAACTCCTATATATAACAAAGAATCACCTCGTTTTTTTCATTAAATAAATCATAAGTTTTATGACTGTTTTTATAACTATAGTATAACTCTATATATTATACTATATTTCAAAAAACTTTGCTTTTACAATTTTATATATACAATAAATAAAAACTCGCTTATTGGCGAGTTCTTATTTATTGATTTAGTTACAAAAATATATCTTTAAATATAATTAATTTTTAATTCTAATTACCAAATAGTATTATATTATTTATAAATATATCTATAAATAATATAGATTATTTTAATATCTATGATTTAAATAGGGTATATGTGACTATAATGTTTATTGAATTCTAGTAGATTGTCTATAAAGAATGCTAAAATATAATTCAAAAACTATCTGCTATAAAATTATAGTCACATATATTAATAGAAAATTATCAAATAATACATCTAATATATTACTTTATAATAAGATAAAATGAATTTATAAGATTAAAGATATTAAACTCTATAATGCTTTTTCTATATTAATCATTTAAAAATAATTTAATTTTATAAAAGTTTTGGGATATATATATTTCATAAGTGGATAATACAACATTTAAAAATCAAAAAGCTCATTAAAATAATTTCTCATAATATTTTTAAGCTTATTGAAAATTAAGCGGTAAATAAAGAATTGGTAATCTGAAGCAGTAAATACATCAACATATAGTTGTAGTATTTGGTTAAGCGGATAAATTAATTTTAATACGGTCATATTCATAACTTATTTTTTTAAGTAATTAAGTTAGAATAATCTCTAAAGTTCTAGAATTTTTATATGGCAAATATATTATTTACTTTCTCAGCTAGTTCCATTACCTTCAAGTTCTCCATATTTACATCTTTTATTATTCTTTTAGCCATGGCATCATCATCCATATCATGATAACACAAAGCTCTATAGTATTTAATTTCATTTCGCTTTGAGCTATCGACTAATTTAGATTTTTCAAGTATGCTATCTGAAAGATTAAAGTAAATTAATGCTTGCTTATATTCTTTCTGAAGGTAATACACTTTACCTATACTCTTGTAAATTTCACTGATTCCATTGTAATCGTTTTCCTGTCCATAGTATATAAGAGCCTCTAAAAACTGCGTTATAGCACATTCATATCGACTATTTAATAAAGAATATTTTCCCTTAAGATATAATGCTCTTGCTC
This sequence is a window from Gottschalkia purinilytica. Protein-coding genes within it:
- a CDS encoding helix-turn-helix domain-containing protein; the protein is MEDVNILSPGKRLRQIRKMLKLGQETLAGDKFSKNYISMFENDKRAINAINAGYLANRINTLAKKTGENIEIDSSYLLKSNIDIAKDKCQGWLSEVDNNLSLDIRKIYENLYKVIILSSEYDLIKYRARALYLKGKYSLLNSRYECAITQFLEALIYYGQENDYNGISEIYKSIGKVYYLQKEYKQALIYFNLSDSILEKSKLVDSSKRNEIKYYRALCYHDMDDDAMAKRIIKDVNMENLKVMELAEKVNNIFAI